A region from the Leptospira neocaledonica genome encodes:
- a CDS encoding ABC transporter ATP-binding protein, translated as MKIFFRLMSYSVRYKYRFSLGIAFALLTAVLNAVSLTSIIPLFDTMAADPNTRFQFEFTEAEQEIITKEESNLEIRLNPVERAKKVLIDVKRWSNGRTKYMEPKEVVWAVCLLILPLYGLKLLTYLASVYCLATAGYWAVRDIRQELFEKNQMLPLTFFFKEKTGLLMSRIINDVEVVAAVISSNFRDATINFFYVITHLLVLLYLNTELLLIACGTVPLIILPVTLFTKKITRSTERFQEKLADLNANLQEMISGIKVIRVFNTEKFEKEKFRKINQNVYRRNFKGQYYLQIAPSLVELTSSLVALGFFALGARYILAGNVGSPFTVGQFMVFLLTLLFLLRPLTQLSQMVGKISQASIAGKRIFEIIDLETEDHSEEEKIKVDKVTDSIQFKGINFAYPGTNAEVLKDINLNVKVGETIAIVGASGCGKSTLMDLIPRFFDPSVGSIEFDGQNIKDLSLAGLRNKIGIVTQDIFLFHGKVADNIAYGKPGANRKDVIRAARLAHAHDFIKQMDNGYDSILGVRGLNLSGGQRQRLVIARALLRDPEIMILDEATSALDAESERLVSDAFRRLFANRTTFVIAHRLSTIKDIPRILVMDNGRIVEEGNHNSLMEKNGLYRKLTDNQYAGAGMLP; from the coding sequence ATGAAAATTTTTTTCCGCTTAATGAGTTATTCAGTACGTTATAAGTACAGATTTTCATTAGGTATTGCATTCGCTCTTCTAACTGCCGTCTTAAACGCAGTCTCCTTAACCTCGATCATTCCTCTTTTCGATACTATGGCTGCGGATCCGAACACTCGCTTTCAATTCGAATTTACGGAAGCAGAACAAGAGATCATCACAAAAGAAGAATCCAACTTAGAGATCCGTTTAAATCCTGTGGAAAGAGCGAAAAAAGTCCTAATCGACGTTAAAAGATGGTCTAACGGACGCACTAAGTATATGGAGCCAAAGGAAGTGGTTTGGGCGGTTTGTCTCTTAATACTTCCTTTGTACGGACTTAAACTGCTCACATATCTTGCTTCTGTGTATTGCCTAGCTACCGCAGGCTATTGGGCCGTGCGGGATATACGACAGGAATTATTCGAGAAAAACCAAATGCTCCCTCTTACTTTTTTCTTTAAGGAAAAAACAGGGCTTTTAATGAGTAGGATCATCAATGATGTAGAAGTAGTGGCAGCAGTGATCTCTTCTAATTTCAGAGATGCTACTATCAACTTTTTCTATGTGATTACTCACCTTCTAGTATTACTTTATTTGAATACGGAACTTCTACTTATCGCGTGCGGAACCGTACCTTTGATTATTTTGCCTGTGACCTTGTTCACTAAAAAGATCACTAGGTCCACGGAAAGATTTCAAGAGAAGCTGGCGGACCTGAACGCGAATCTGCAAGAGATGATTTCTGGAATTAAAGTGATCCGTGTTTTTAATACGGAGAAGTTTGAGAAGGAAAAATTTCGAAAGATCAACCAGAACGTTTATCGTAGGAATTTTAAAGGACAGTATTACCTACAAATTGCCCCCAGTTTAGTGGAGTTGACTTCTTCTTTAGTGGCTCTGGGATTTTTTGCGTTAGGTGCAAGGTATATTCTCGCAGGAAATGTGGGCTCCCCATTCACAGTGGGACAGTTTATGGTATTCCTTCTTACACTTCTTTTTCTTCTCCGCCCATTAACGCAGTTATCTCAGATGGTGGGAAAAATTTCCCAAGCAAGCATCGCAGGAAAAAGGATTTTCGAGATCATAGATCTGGAAACGGAAGATCATAGTGAAGAAGAAAAAATAAAAGTTGATAAGGTTACGGACTCCATCCAGTTCAAAGGGATCAATTTCGCTTACCCTGGAACCAACGCAGAAGTATTAAAAGATATCAACTTAAACGTGAAAGTGGGAGAAACAATTGCGATCGTTGGTGCAAGCGGTTGTGGAAAGTCCACATTGATGGACTTGATCCCAAGGTTCTTTGATCCGAGCGTTGGATCGATCGAGTTCGACGGACAAAATATCAAAGATCTTTCGCTTGCCGGTCTTCGCAATAAAATCGGGATCGTAACCCAGGACATCTTTCTATTTCACGGAAAAGTCGCGGACAATATCGCTTATGGAAAACCAGGAGCTAACAGAAAGGATGTGATCCGAGCTGCGAGGCTTGCTCACGCTCATGACTTCATCAAACAAATGGACAATGGATACGATAGTATTCTTGGTGTAAGAGGTTTAAATCTTTCAGGCGGACAAAGACAAAGACTTGTGATCGCAAGGGCTTTATTGCGGGATCCTGAAATTATGATCTTGGACGAAGCCACTTCCGCGTTAGACGCAGAGTCCGAAAGATTGGTGAGTGACGCCTTCCGTAGATTATTCGCGAACCGTACTACATTTGTGATCGCTCATAGACTTTCTACCATCAAGGATATTCCACGCATACTTGTTATGGACAATGGAAGGATTGTGGAAGAAGGAAATCATAATTCTCTAATGGAGAAAAACGGTCTTTATCGAAAACTCACAGACAATCAATACGCCGGAGCGGGGATGCTGCCTTGA
- a CDS encoding response regulator — MKPLVLVVDDNDRYANNLKTYLQENGCEVLRAIDASQGWDLYLANKHKLKAIITDITMETQTSGLWMIRRIYQDGFEGIKVIATTGFDVSGVMAVSKYFLPWFAGVEYMVPKVPLKRGEVILLPTSGVFSDFLSKLKA; from the coding sequence TTGAAACCTTTAGTTCTTGTAGTCGACGACAATGATCGTTACGCGAATAATCTAAAAACTTATCTCCAAGAAAATGGATGCGAAGTTCTTCGCGCTATAGATGCATCCCAAGGTTGGGATCTTTATCTTGCAAATAAACATAAACTTAAAGCCATTATCACCGATATCACGATGGAAACCCAGACCTCAGGTCTTTGGATGATCCGCAGGATTTATCAAGACGGATTCGAAGGAATTAAGGTAATCGCCACTACCGGCTTCGATGTTTCAGGAGTAATGGCGGTAAGTAAATATTTCCTTCCTTGGTTTGCAGGGGTGGAGTATATGGTTCCTAAGGTTCCTTTAAAAAGAGGAGAAGTTATACTTTTACCTACGAGTGGGGTCTTTTCAGATTTTCTAAGCAAACTGAAAGCCTAA
- a CDS encoding nitrilase-related carbon-nitrogen hydrolase, with product MGRFSFYGVLLLICIYMIWAYSFLGNSPQEKAVEISSYSYGKDSNGGNLIGIEPFMTPGDYSNRKRFLEKTESYFIKAKEAGWITDKTIFIFPEYYGTWLVVLGEKSSLYTSSKLQSGMIYFILRNPFSFLYHLFTSKENDKVQAAIFRIKANEMQAIYESTFSTLAQKYRVTILAGSIVLPSPSVQNGKIVLGPSSLFNTSFVFGKDGSILGEPIRKKFLTEEEKPFLDSNLKPGTVIATPAGRMGVLVCADSWYPESYSNLKESGADFIAVPSYINRGETSVWDQPWAGYNGEKNPSDVDLKDIGKITEAQAWRKYALETRAARSGFKNGINVFLQGKLWDLESDGQAFIVRNGKPEIVSVSKNNKNRIYNLWF from the coding sequence ATGGGAAGATTTTCATTTTACGGTGTTCTGCTCTTAATTTGCATATATATGATTTGGGCTTATTCTTTTTTAGGAAATTCTCCACAAGAGAAGGCAGTTGAGATAAGTTCTTACTCTTATGGAAAGGATTCAAATGGAGGAAATCTGATTGGAATAGAGCCTTTTATGACTCCCGGTGATTATTCGAATCGTAAAAGGTTCTTAGAAAAGACTGAATCTTATTTTATAAAAGCAAAAGAGGCCGGTTGGATCACTGATAAGACAATTTTCATTTTTCCTGAATACTATGGGACTTGGTTGGTAGTCTTAGGCGAAAAATCATCCTTATATACTTCTTCCAAACTACAATCCGGGATGATCTATTTTATCCTTCGAAATCCTTTTTCCTTTTTATATCATTTATTTACTTCTAAGGAGAATGACAAAGTTCAAGCAGCTATATTTAGGATCAAAGCTAATGAGATGCAGGCAATCTATGAGAGTACCTTCTCCACTCTTGCTCAAAAATACCGAGTGACCATATTAGCGGGTTCGATCGTTTTACCTTCTCCTTCCGTTCAGAATGGAAAGATTGTTTTAGGCCCTTCTTCTTTATTCAATACGAGTTTTGTGTTTGGAAAAGACGGCTCTATTTTGGGAGAACCGATTCGTAAAAAGTTTTTAACGGAAGAAGAAAAACCATTTTTAGATTCCAATCTGAAACCAGGAACAGTTATAGCTACTCCCGCAGGAAGAATGGGAGTTTTGGTTTGTGCGGACTCTTGGTATCCTGAGTCTTATTCGAATTTAAAGGAATCTGGCGCAGATTTTATTGCAGTTCCTTCTTATATCAATCGAGGAGAGACATCAGTTTGGGATCAGCCTTGGGCAGGTTATAATGGAGAAAAAAATCCTTCCGATGTCGATCTAAAGGATATTGGAAAGATAACAGAAGCACAAGCCTGGAGAAAATATGCGCTTGAAACGAGAGCCGCTAGATCCGGGTTTAAGAATGGGATCAATGTATTTCTACAAGGAAAACTTTGGGATCTGGAATCAGATGGCCAGGCTTTCATTGTACGGAATGGAAAACCGGAAATCGTTTCAGTTTCTAAGAATAATAAAAATAGAATATATAATCTTTGGTTTTAG